A segment of the Asinibacterium sp. OR53 genome:
TTCCACATCATACTTTCCACCGGCTTATTCGGCTGGCCGCTGTATTTGGCATTGCTTTTCTGGTTGTATTTCACTTCAATTTCTCCTTCTACGGGGAAATAGATCAGCTGACCAATGGGCATGCCCTTGTACACGCGCACCGGTTGTTTGCAGGAAATTTCGAGGGTCCAGTTGCCGCAAAAGCCCACATCGCCCTTACCGGCAGTTGCGTGAATGTCAATGCCCAGGCGGCCGGTAGAAGATTTACCTTCCAGAAAAGGCACATGTGCATGGGTTTCAGTATACTCTTCGGTTACACCTAAATAGAAATGATGCGGCTCCAATACAAACCCCTCTTCGGGTATTTCAAAATATTCGATGCGGTTGTGTTTTTTTGCATCCAGTACCTCGTCTACATAGCGCGCCAGCCATTTACCCAGGTGCACATCATAACTATTGCTGCCCAGGTCTTCACGCCGGTAGGGCTCAATTTTGATGGTGCCTTTCTCCATTTCCTCTAAAATGCGCTTATCTGTCAGGATCATGCTCTGTTTTTTATGGTTGAAATGCAAATAAATCTTAAATCTGCAATCTAAAGTCAATTCATTCAAGCGTGCCGCTGTTTTATCAACAAGATATCAACGAAACCACCCGGCTGGGTGTCTGGAAAATTGAAGAGCCCGAATCTTTTTTCCTTGCTAAAGTACCGTTGCAGCGTAGTATCACGCATCCGCATAAAAGATTACAACACCTGGCCGGCCGCTACCTGCTGCCTTATTTGTTCCATGACTTTCCCCACGAAGAAATTGAAATAGCCGACACGCGTAAACCCTTTCTGCCCTACGAGCAATACCACTTTTCTATTTCGCATTGTGGTGATTATGCGGCAGCCATTGTAAGCAGCCGCTACAGGGTGGGTATTGATATTGAAATGATCACGCCGCGGGTAGACAAGATCAAACACAAGTTCCTGCATTCCGAAGAGCTGGCATTTGTAAACAGTTACCCTTTGAACAAACAGGTTGCGTTATTAACGCTTTTATGGAGTGCAAAAGAAGCCATGTTCAAATGGTGGGGACGAGGAGATGTGGATTTCAGTGAAGTGATGCGCACAAAAAGTTTTGAATTGAAACACCAAGGCCTCTTTGACGGACATTTTGAGAAAGATGATTTCAGAAAGGACCTGCCATTGCATTACCAGCTGCGTACTGACTTGAGTCTGGTATGGGTGTATTCCTAATCATCCTGCCTGTTCTTCATCTTGGGAACCAGCAACAGGTTCTTTTGCAATGTTTGCTTTAACTGTCGCTTAACCAATTGACCCATGGTTTTTGACTTGGAGAAATAAGCCGGATTTTGAAAATGCGCTCCCAGTTCCCGTTTCAACTGTTCCAGTTTTTCCGGTTTGGATATCTGGTCTCCGCTCATGATATCCAACAACTCTTTCATGCGATAGCGCGCCGAAACCAGCCTGAAAGT
Coding sequences within it:
- the dcd gene encoding dCTP deaminase; the protein is MILTDKRILEEMEKGTIKIEPYRREDLGSNSYDVHLGKWLARYVDEVLDAKKHNRIEYFEIPEEGFVLEPHHFYLGVTEEYTETHAHVPFLEGKSSTGRLGIDIHATAGKGDVGFCGNWTLEISCKQPVRVYKGMPIGQLIYFPVEGEIEVKYNQKSNAKYSGQPNKPVESMMWKNKF
- a CDS encoding 4'-phosphopantetheinyl transferase superfamily protein; protein product: MPLFYQQDINETTRLGVWKIEEPESFFLAKVPLQRSITHPHKRLQHLAGRYLLPYLFHDFPHEEIEIADTRKPFLPYEQYHFSISHCGDYAAAIVSSRYRVGIDIEMITPRVDKIKHKFLHSEELAFVNSYPLNKQVALLTLLWSAKEAMFKWWGRGDVDFSEVMRTKSFELKHQGLFDGHFEKDDFRKDLPLHYQLRTDLSLVWVYS